The stretch of DNA CTGAAGATGCACCCAGCGATTTAGCAATCATCGGTCGCTACTTGTTAACACCAGAGATTTTTGACGTGTTGGAACATCAAAAACCTGGTAAGGGCAATGAAATCCAATTGACGGATGCCATTGACACCTTGAACAAGACTCAGCGCGTTTTTGCCCATGAATTCAAAGGGACTCGCCATGATGTTGGTTATAAGTTTGGTTACTTGAAGACGACCATTGAATATGGCTTGACTCATCCAGATGTTAAGGATGATCTACGGGCTTATATCAAGGATTTAGGCGCCAAGTTAACTAAAGCAGACGCCGGCAAAACGACGACCAAAAAGACGACTAAGTAATGACTAAAAAACGTTGCCAACTGAAATCAGTTGTGCAACGTTTTTTTAACGATCACTTTTTAATTTAAATAGGTGAGGCTTACCGTAGTAATACCCTTGACGAAGTGGAATCTCTAAGTCATCCGCGAGCTGATCCTCGGCATCATTCTCAACACCTTCTAGGATCAAACGCATATCATGCTCACGGGCCACTTGTCGCCAAAATTTAAGTTGGGTTGGAATCTCATCTGCACGTTCCTCATTGCGGAAATTCTGCATGGCAAATTTGATTTCTTCGGCATACCCCAAAAGTGGTTTAATGTGGTCATAGACGTTAATCCCCGTACCAACGTCATCTAAACTAAACTGTAGACCATGTGATTTAATCAATTCGATTTGCTTTTGCATGGCAGTTAACGAATAGTTATCTTCACCAGGTTCTTCAGTGACTTCGACAATCACTTTAGTTGGAAATAGCTTCATTTGCGCCGCAATCACGGCAGCCGTGATCTCTGGATTAAGGAATTGCTTACGGTTAAAATTAATCGAAACTGATCCAATTTTTAGGGATAACTCACTGGCAGTCGCCTTTAGCAGGTCGATCTGAACGTCAATGGGAATCGCTTCAAAGTTTTCTGGCAAAGTCCAGCGATCATTTTCGGTTTCACGATAACGGATGAGCATTTCATAGCCAATTAATGAATTG from Lactiplantibacillus brownii encodes:
- a CDS encoding EAL domain-containing protein is translated as MYRYFIQPQLDKFNNSLIGYEMLIRYRETENDRWTLPENFEAIPIDVQIDLLKATASELSLKIGSVSINFNRKQFLNPEITAAVIAAQMKLFPTKVIVEVTEEPGEDNYSLTAMQKQIELIKSHGLQFSLDDVGTGINVYDHIKPLLGYAEEIKFAMQNFRNEERADEIPTQLKFWRQVAREHDMRLILEGVENDAEDQLADDLEIPLRQGYYYGKPHLFKLKSDR